The Thalassolituus oleivorans MIL-1 genome includes the window CAATGTGACAAGTCGGTTTACCGCGTCGCAAATCATCGTTATCCATAGCCGGTAAATCGTCGTGCACTAGGCTGTAACTATGAATCATTTCAATCGCGACGGCGGCTACATCAGCTTGTTCTGGCGAACCACCCAGCGCTTCTACCGTGGCGTAAACAAGAAATGGCCGAACGCGTTTACCACCATTCATAACGCCATAACGCATTGCATCCGCTAAACGCGGATCACTGCTATTCAGGGTAGTCAGTTGTTGCTCAAAACAGGTCGCTAATCGCCCTTGGATTTGGTCTAGCTTCATCCCCGTTCATCACCCGTTACGAATGGTTGAGACACGCTCTGGCCACTGTGCTCAATCAACACTTGTACGCGTTGCTCGGCCGCTGCTAACGATTGCTGGCACTGGCGCGTTAAATTCACGCCCTGCTCAAATGCTTTAAGAGAGTCTTCAAGACTCAGCTCACCACTCTCCATATGATTCACAAGCTGCTCAAGCTCAGTAAGGGCGGATTCAAATTCAAATTCTGCTTTTACTTCTTTCATATCAAATGCTCTTCATAAGTGCGGCCACACTAAACCCAAGGCGAACCATGGTCAACCGCTGCTAAAGCGTGAAATAGAAAACAATTTTATCACTCAGAGCAGGAAGAAAATGCCTGGTTGACTACACTCAATTACAAAGAAATGCATTTATCCTATCGCAAGTGCAAGGAGTAACAGTGGATCTCGCATCATTAGTTGGCGTCCTCGGGGCCTTTGGTATCGTTATTATGGCGATGATATTAGGGGGCGATATTTCCATGTTCGTTAACGTCCCTTCAATACTTATCGTGGTCGTCGGCAGTATGTTTGCCGTATTAATGAAATTCGAACTCGGGCAATTTTTAGGAGCATTCAAAATAGCCGGCAAGGCATTTGCGTTTAAATTGGTAAAACCAGAAGCCCTGATCGGTGAAATCGTCGAGATGGCCGGACTTGCACGCAAAGGCGGCTTGCTTTCTCTGGAAGGGAAAGAAGTTAGCGACGAATTTTTAGGCAAAGGCATCCAGCTGCTCGTGGATGGCCATGACCCAGACGTGGTGCGCACCTTACTCAGTAAAGAAATGAAACTCGCCAGCGAACGTCACGATACCGGTATTACCATTTTTAAGGCCATGGGGGACGTAGGTCCGGCGATGGGAATG containing:
- the pomA gene encoding flagellar motor protein PomA, translated to MDLASLVGVLGAFGIVIMAMILGGDISMFVNVPSILIVVVGSMFAVLMKFELGQFLGAFKIAGKAFAFKLVKPEALIGEIVEMAGLARKGGLLSLEGKEVSDEFLGKGIQLLVDGHDPDVVRTLLSKEMKLASERHDTGITIFKAMGDVGPAMGMIGTLIGLVAMLANMDDPKSIGPAMAVALLTTLYGAMMATMLMLPIADKLSLRKAEEDTLKSMIIDALLAIQSGQNPRVIESMLQAYVQEGKRATADD
- a CDS encoding exodeoxyribonuclease VII small subunit codes for the protein MKEVKAEFEFESALTELEQLVNHMESGELSLEDSLKAFEQGVNLTRQCQQSLAAAEQRVQVLIEHSGQSVSQPFVTGDERG